The following coding sequences lie in one Numida meleagris isolate 19003 breed g44 Domestic line chromosome Z, NumMel1.0, whole genome shotgun sequence genomic window:
- the FUT10 gene encoding alpha-(1,3)-fucosyltransferase 10 isoform X3, with amino-acid sequence MVRMRRKRLWASCICFAAFFFLVVTLQVITELGNSENKAALISSLHSGPLKPDERHAFQLKKKELYSNFRTEHDADHYPILLWWSPLTGETGRLGQCGEDVCFFTINKTYQHNQMTRAFLFYGTDFSIDSLPLPRKDHHDWALFHEESPKNNYKLFHEPAITLFNHTATFSRHSHLPLTTQYLEDLEVLRSLRHMIPVQTKNSLRKQLAPLVYVQSDCNAPSDRDSYVRELMCHIEVDSYGECLHNRDLPQHLRNPSAMDDGNFHKILAQYKFILAFENAICEDYITEKLWRPLTLGVVPVYFGSPSIIDWLPSNKSAVLVSSFSHPRELAHYIKTLDQNDQEYEAYLEWKLKGDISNPRLLTAMKERKWGVRDITQDNYIDTFECMVCNRVWDNIRREEKGWLPQRRSAEVNHLNCPKPEAFWFSSSNPSQASLQEMWIASFEQSKKEAWALRQLVERNRNFTAQEFWMLVFKE; translated from the exons ATGGTcaggatgaggaggaagagactCTGGGCATCTTGCATCTGctttgcagctttctttttccttgtggtGACGCTCCAG gtTATCACTGAACTGGGCAATTCAGAGAATAAAGCAGCATTAATCTCCAGTTTACACAGTGGCCCACTGAAGCCTGATGAGAGGCATGCTTTCCAGCTTAAGAAGAAGGAACTTTACAGCAACTTCAGGACAGAGCATGATGCAGATCACTACCCCATCCTGCTCTGGTGGTCTCCCCTGACTGGAGAGACAGGGAGATTGGGGCAGTGTGGTGAggatgtttgtttctttactaTTAACAAGACCTACCAGCACAATCAGATGACGAGAGCTTTTTTGTTCTATG GTACTGACTTCAGTATAGACAGCCTACCTCTTCCTCGAAAAGACCATCATGATTGGGCCCTTTTCCATGAAGAGTCACCAAAAAACAACTACAAACTTTTCCATGAACCAGCTATCACCTTATTCAACCACACTGCAACCTTTAGCCGTCATTCTCACCTACCACTGACCACTCAGTACCTTGAGGACTTAGAGGTCCTCAGGTCCTTGAGACATATGATCCCAGTGCAGACAAAGAACAGCCTGAGGAAGCAACTTGCACCACTTGTCTATGTGCAGTCTGATTGCAATGCTCCTTCTGACCGGGACAGCTATGTACGTGAGCTGATGTGCCACATTGAAGTAGACTCTTATGGAGAATGTCTACATAACAGAGACCTTCCTCAGCATCTCAGAAATCCATCTGCCATGGATGATGGGAACTTCCATAAAATACTGGCACAGTACAAGTTCattcttgcttttgaaaatgctaTCTGTGAAGATTATATCACTGAAAAACTCTGGCGGCCTTTGACGCTGGGAGTGGTACCTGTGTACTTTGGTTCTCCCAGCATTATAGACTGGCTTCCCAGCAACAAGAGTGCAGTCTTGGTATCTAGTTTTTCACACCCTCGAGAGCTGGCGCACTATATCAAAACACTGGATCAAAATGATCAAGAATACGAGGCTTACCTGGAATGGAAACTGAAAGGAGATATTTCCAATCCAAGGCTGCTTACAGCGATGAAGGAACGCAAATGGGGAGTGCGAGACATCACCCAGGACAATTACATTGATACGTTTGAGTGCATGGTGTGTAACAGAGTGTGGGACAACatcagaagggaagaaaag GGATGGCTGCCCCAGAGGAGGAGTGCGGAGGTTAACCATCTGAACTGCCCCAAACCTGAGGCTTTCTGGTTCTCCTCTTCAAATCCCAGCCAGGCCTCCCTCCAGGAGATGTGGATAGCAAGTTTTGAGCAGTCCAAGAAGGAAGCCTGGGCGCTGAGGCAGCTGGTGGAAAGGAACAGGAATTTTACAGCTCAAGAATTTTGGATGCTTGTATTCAAAGAATAA